GAGCGGATGCTCCAGGTGGCCCGCGCCACCCGGACGCACCTCCTCACGGCGGCCCGGCTGCCCGCCGGCGAGGGACAGTTCGTCGTCCAGCACGGGTCGAGCACCGGCCTGCTCGCCCAGGTGCCGCGCGCCCTGCACTGCGAACCGCCCGCCGGATCCACCCGCGCGTACGGCGCCGTCCTGCTCACCGGTGCCACCGGGTTCATCGGCGCGCACCTGCTGCACCTGCTGCTGACCCGGACCACCGGGCACGTCCACTGCCTGGTGCGCGAGCACCCGGACCGCTCGGCCTTCGAGCGGCTGGCGCAGGCGTACGCCTGGTACCAGCCGGACGACGACCTCGCCCGCTGGGCCGACCGCGTCACCGTCCACGCCTCGGACCTGACCGAGCCCGGCTTCGGGCTCACCGGCGAGGCGTACGCGACGCTGACCCGCGAGGTCGAGGCGGTGTACCACCTGGCCAGCGACACGCGGCTGGTCGGCGACCGGGATTCCTTCGACCGGCACAACACCGCACCCGTGCGCGCCATGATCCGCCTGGCGGGCACCGGCCGCCCCAAGGACCTGCACTACGTCTCCACCCTCGCGGTGTGCGGCAGCGGCGCGGAGGGCGAGCGGGCGGTCTTCTCCGAGGACAGCCTCAATGTCGGCCAGCGTTTCCTCAACGAGTACGAGCGCAGCAAGTACGACGCGGAACGCCTCGTCCACGAGTTCGCGGCGGGCGGCGGCGCCGGATTCATCTACCGGTCCGGCAACGTCACGGGCCATTCGGTCACCGGGCGCTTCCAGCGCAACGGCAGCGACAACCGGCTCATCCAGTTGCTGCGCGCCTGCGCCCGCCTGGGCCGGGTGCCCCGCATCGGCGCCGAGACCCTGGCGCTGAGCCCCGTGGACACGGTCGCCGAGGGCATTCTGGAGGTTTCCCGCAGCACCCGGGTGCGCGGCGGCACCTTCCATGTCGACACCCACCACGAGGTGTCGTACGACGAGGTCTTCGCGGCCCTGCGGGAGCTGGGCTGCGCCGTCGAGGAGGACCCGGCGCCCGGCTTCGCGGCGCTCTTCGGCCGCTACGCCGACGGCAGCGACGAGCAGATCTCGCTGGCCCACTTCTGGGCGAGCCGCCCGGACCGCAACGTGCGCTACGACCACACGCGCACCCGGCGCCTCCTCGCCCACCTGGGCGTGGAGTTCGCGCCCCTGGACCGGGCCTGGCTGCGCGCGTACTTCGGCGGCCTCGTCCAGCAGGGGGAGCTGTCCCTCACCGCAGCCCAGCACGACTCGCACGAGAAGAAGTAGGGGTTCGACATGACCTTCGACATGACCAAGGCACAGACCGGGCAGCGCGTCGCCGTCGTGACCGGGGCCTCCTCGGGGATCGGCCGGGCCGTCGCCGCCGCCTTCGCCCGCGCCGGCATCCACGTGGTGGCCGCCGGGCGCAAGGCCGAGCGGCTGGCCGCCGTCCGGGACGAGTCGGCGGGCCTGCCCGGCTCCGTCCTCCCGGTCGCCGGGGACATGACCCGGCCCGCACACACCGAGGAACTGCTGGCCGCGGCCGAGCGGGAGTTCGCCCCCGCCGACATCTTCGTGGCCTCCGCCGGACGGGGCCTGCCCGGCACCGTACTGGGTTCGGACGCGAGCCAGTGGGAGGAGCTGATCGAGGCGAACTACCTCGCGATCCTTCGCCAACTGCGCGCGGCGGCAGCCGAGTTCGTGAAGCAGGCGGAGGCGGACGGCGGGCGCCGGGTGCGGGACATCGTCGTCATCGGCTCCACCGTCGGACGCCAG
This is a stretch of genomic DNA from Streptomyces sp. NBC_00536. It encodes these proteins:
- a CDS encoding SDR family oxidoreductase: MTFDMTKAQTGQRVAVVTGASSGIGRAVAAAFARAGIHVVAAGRKAERLAAVRDESAGLPGSVLPVAGDMTRPAHTEELLAAAEREFAPADIFVASAGRGLPGTVLGSDASQWEELIEANYLAILRQLRAAAAEFVKQAEADGGRRVRDIVVIGSTVGRQVSAANPVYGSTKFAVHSLVEALRQEVCAHNIRVTLIEPGFVRSGFQEAAGYDTEWFESVAEQSGPLLVPEDVASVVEFVVGRPTHVHLDDIRLRPTRQKA